One Denticeps clupeoides chromosome 3, fDenClu1.1, whole genome shotgun sequence DNA window includes the following coding sequences:
- the rab14l gene encoding ras-related protein Rab-14, with product MTTAPYNYSYIFKYIIIGDMGVGKSCLLHQFTEKKFMADCPHTIGVEFGTRIIEVSGQKIKLQIWDTAGQERFRAVTRSYYRGAAGALMVYDITRRSTYNHLSSWLTDARNLTNPNTVIILIGNKADLEAQRDVTYEEAKQFAEENGLLFLEASAKTGENVEDAFLEAAKKIYQNIQDGSLDLNAAESGVQHKPSAPQGGRLTSEPQPQREGCGC from the exons ATGACCACCGCACCGTACAACTACTcctacatttttaaatacatcaTCATCG GGGACATGGGGGTTGGAAAGTCATGTTTGCTGCACCAGTTCACAGAGAAGAAAT TCATGGCGGACTGCCCCCACACGATCGGTGTGGAGTTTGGAACGAGGATAATTGAGGTGAGTGGGCAGAAGATCAAGCTGCAGATCTGGGACACGGCGGGTCAGGAACGCTTCAGGGCCGTCACACGCAGCTACTACAGGGGCGCGGCTGGTGCCCTCATGGTCTACGACATCACCag GAGAAGCACGTACAACCATCTCAGCAGCTGGCTCACCGACGCCAGGAACCTCACCAACCCCAATACT GTGATCATTCTCATAGGAAACAAAGCAGATCTTGAAGCCCAGCGGGATGTGACATATGAGGAGGCCAAGCAGTTTGCAGAGGAGAACG GTCTCTTATTCCTGGAAGCCAGTGCGAAAAC AGGTGAGAACGTGGAGGACGCCTTCCTGGAAGCAGCAAAGAAGATCTACCAGAACATTCAGGATGGCAGTCTGGACCTGAACGCGGCAGAGTCGGGCGTCCAGCACAAACCCTCAGCGCCGCAGGGAGGCCGGCTTACCAGCGAACCACAGCCCCAGAGGGAAGGGTGTGGCTGCTAA